A region of Colletotrichum higginsianum IMI 349063 chromosome 10, whole genome shotgun sequence DNA encodes the following proteins:
- a CDS encoding WD repeat domain-containing protein — protein sequence MMHFLGHRRSASQQSIDPETQQQPQQQWRPHHKHRLSASSALYQAAQALGSIGVPTAAATANAATANAATASASLPADAATANSNSSHPLLPNPVPSSSAVSSHSQSQQSSASSQYSQPSPSSPQQQRQHHRQSGYFQPNHNHNHNQPPLTSGPVSSPQTSSLQYTPGAASATKPATGSSLPNEPPVANFRWDDEYYNTRDRDDTDRDSNPAAATTDSASVRSLQPHQAHSYSHSHSHSYAHTHSHISSNNTRAHSRSQSYSQQQQRASIPAALLPAHGLQPHRDSTYSLSARSTATETSGPPGLTPSIALFPDHSSPSPSSSSAAAAMNQQQQQQQSPPQFQSGTPRRAGTYSSQHEELHMPAGMMQHGQLSPREYSSSSTAPAAPHIKLDQASPNVPQYQNTSSVPNVLQPGGPGNRPPVLTANTAPALSTMQPQQPQDYQTPSKPPSLSLSHSYSRSSPAAGYEGASTFAPYTPTTPSGSGSQFMSPPDQKYNAPGSQRNISNTPLGLADIRPRADSSMSDGVPGSVAYELANAQPGTSNYLAPWALYAFDWCKWPPQGHGAGKLAVGSYLEDGHNYIQILDTQMVPTPNDVYQPGTPKFNLEFSKVAEATHSYPVTRLLWEPPSSQKQSTDLLATSGDHLRLWSLPSESPVSQSNSITRQGRDTAVTKLTPLALLSNSKTPDHTAPLTSLDWNTVSPSLIITSSIDTTCTIWDIPSLTAKTQLIAHDKEVYDVRFCANSVDVFVSCGQDGSVRMFDLRSLEHSTIIYEPTGKDDRDANGGRISPTLAQQTMSNPPPLLRLATSPHDTHLLATFAQDSNVIRILDVRHPGQALLELRGHGGSLNSIEWSPTRRGVLASGADDCQVLLWDVYNNNHSLSGGPPANGAAQPDNTRSPYASWQCDYEVGNLAWVPHLSSNDQGEWLGVSAGRGLWGVKTCGRTGA from the exons ATGATGCACTTTCTGGGCCACCGGCGCTCGGCCTCGCAGCAGAGCATCGACCCAGAGACGCAGCaacagccgcagcagcagtggcgGCCTCATCACAAGCACCGGCTaagcgcgtcgtcggcgctgtACCAGGCGGCACAGGCATTGGGCTCCATTGGCGTCCctactgccgccgccactgccaacgccgccactgccaacgccgccactGCCAGTGCCAGCCTCCCGGCGGATGCTGCCACTGCCAATTCAAACTCTTCCCACCCGCTGCTGCCCAATCCGGTGCCTTCGTCGTCTGCCGTGTCATCCCACTCTCAGTCTCAGcagtcgtcggcgtcgtcgcaGTACTCGCagccctcgccatcctctccccagcagcagcggcagcaccACCGCCAGTCTGGGTACTTCCAGCccaaccacaaccacaaccacaaccaacCTCCTCTTACTTCTGGCCCCGTTTCTTCTCCTCAAACCTCGTCTCTTCAATACACCCCAGGAGCCGCGAGTGCGACAAAACCCGCGACTGGGTCATCGCTTCCCAACGAACCCCCCGTCGCCAACTTCCGCTGGGACGACGAGTACTACAACACCAGGGACAGGGACGACACCGATAGAGACAGTAACCCGGCCGCTGCCACGACCGACTCCGCTTCCGTCCGCTCCCTCCAGCCTCACCAAGCCCATTCCTATTCCCATTCCCATTCGCACTCGTACGCCCACACGCATTCTCACATCTCCTCCAACAACACCCGCGCTCATTCTCGATCTCAGTCGTACtctcagcagcagcagcgtgCCTCCATCCCCGCCGCTCTGCTTCCGGCCCATGGCCTGCAGCCGCACCGAGACTCAACCTACTCGCTGTCCGCACGCTCCACTGCGACTGAGACATCAGGGCCGCCGGGCCTTACCCCCTCCATCGCCTTGTTCCCGGACCACTCGTCTCCATCCCCATCGTCCTCttccgctgccgctgccatgaatcaacaacagcaacagcagcagtcgccgccaCAATTTCAGTCCGGCACCCCGCGGCGCGCCGGCACCTACAGCTCCCAGCACGAAGAATTGCACATGCCAGCGGGCATGATGCAGCATGGTCAGCTGTCGCCCCGCGAATActcatcctcgtccaccgCCCCCGCCGCTCCCCATATCAAGCTGGACCAGGCATCGCCAAATGTCCCCCAGTACCAAAACACATCGTCGGTGCCCAACGTCTTGCAACCTGGCGGCCCCGGTAACCGCCCGCCAGTCCTTACCGCCAACACGGCGCCTGCCTTGTCCACAATGCAGCCTCAACAGCCGCAAGACTACCAAACGCCTTCGAAGCCCCCGAGCTTGAGCTTATCCCACAGCTACTCCCGCTCCTCCCCCGCTGCCGGCTACGAAGGTGCCTCGACCTTTGCGCCCTACACCCCTACCACCCCAAGCGGTTCAGGATCCCAATTCATGTCTCCTCCAGACCAAAAGTATAATGCTCCCGGTTCGCAACGAAACATATCAAACACGCCCTTAGGCCTGGCCGATATCCGTCCCCGCGCCGATTCGAGCATGTCTGATGGCGTGCCGGGGAGCGTCGCCTACGAGCTCGCCAACGCCCAGCCGGGTACCAGCAATTACCTCGCTCCTTGGGCTCTCTACGCGTTTGACTGGTGCAAGTGGCCCCCACAAGGCCACGGTGCAGGGAAactcgccgtcggcagctACCTAGAGGACGGCCACAACTAC ATCCAAATCCTCGATACCCAGATGGTGCCGACCCCCAACGATGTCTACCAACCAGGCACCCCCAAGTTCAACCTCGAATTTTCAAAGGTCGCAGAAGCCACGCATTCTTATCCCGTGACTCGCCTGCTCTGGGAACCACCCTCTTCTCAGAAACAGTCAACCGATCTTCTTGCGACGTCCGGCGACCACCTTCGCCTATGGTCTCTCCCCTCCGAGAGCCCCGTATCGCAGAGCAACTCGATCACCCGGCAGGGCAGAGATACCGCTGTCACGAAACTGACGCCTCTCGCGCTACTTTCCAACTCGAAGACACCTGATCATACGGCGCCGCTCACTTCGCTGGACTGGAATACGGTCTCCCCGAGTTTGATAATCACGTCTAGTATCGACACCACTTGCACGATCTGGGACATTCCGTCATTGACAGCCAAGACGCAATTGATTGCCCACGATAAAGAAGTGTACGATGTGCGCTTTTGCGCCAATAGCGTCGATGTATTTGTGAGCTGTGGACAAGACGGAAGCGTCCGTATGTTTGATCTGCGCAGCCTCGAGCATAGCACCATCATCTACGAACCTACCGGCAAGGATGATCGAG ACGCCAATGGCGGACGCATCAGCCCCACGCTCGCGCAACAAACCATGTcgaaccctccccccctgttGAGACTGGCAACCTCTCCTCATGATACCCATTTGCTGGCTACGTTCGCGCAAGATTCCAACGTTATTCGAATCCTCGACGTAAGGCATCCTGGGCAGGCGCTTCTTGAGCTGCGCGGTCATGGAGGCTCTCTCAATTCCATTGAGTGGTCGCCCACGAGGCGAGGAGTTCTAGCCTCAGGAGCAGACGACTGCCAGGTGCTGCTTTGGGACGTctacaacaacaaccactCGCTCAGCGGCGGCCCTCCTGCCAACGGTGCCGCCCAGCCGGATAACACGCGAAGCCCATATGCCAGCTGGCAGTGCGATTACGAGGTCGGAAACCTTGCCTGGGTCCCGCACCTCTCGAGCAACGACCAGGGGGAGTGGCTAGGAGTGAGTGCAGGCAGAGGCCTCTGGGGCGTCAAGACGTGTGGGCGGACCGGTGCCTGA
- a CDS encoding Zeta-crystallin, which yields MSEHKTRAIIMHKSVTDLDEIKVSEVDRPLPNSDEYLIQVKAAGVNFVDILYAKGRHQNNRALVRPPFVLGLEFAGVILSAPPHAHFLAGERVFGAFPGSYSEVISLPALSPLHRIPSHWTFPEAAGIAAALPVSYASLLRTGLKPGQTVLVHAAAGGLGLMAVQVATAMGCRAIGTASSSEKCAVAAEFGAQPCLNYTQEPVWWERVLELTGHNGVDVVFDPVGLVDRSLKCIAHRGKVLVIDFAGIDDKMEHIAMNRVLLKQASLIGYRYGESLRRCPGEQKMI from the exons ATGTCGGAACACAAGACGAGGGCAATCATCATGCATAAATCCGTCACT GACCTGGATGAAATCAAAGTATCAGAGGTCGACCGACCGCTCCCCAATTCAGACGAGTACCTGATCCAAGTGAAGGCTGCGGGGGTAAACTTTGTAGATATTCTCTAT GCCAAAGGAAGACACCAGAACAACCGAGCCCTAGTGCGGCCGCCCTTCGTCCTAGGCCTGGAGTTCGCTGGGGTCATCCTTTCTGCTCCGCCGCATGCGCACTTCCTTGCCGGCGAAAGAGTCTTCGGAGCTTTCCCGGGGTCGTATAGCGAAGTGATATCTCTTCCCGCCTTGTCACCGCTGCACCGCATCCCGTCACATTGGACATTTCCCGAAGCCGCCGGAATAGCTGCCGCGCTCCCTGTCTCTTACGCATCGCTGCTCCGGACAGGGCTCAAGCCTGGCCAGACTGTTCTTGTGCACGCAGCCGCAGGTGGGCTCGGCCTAATGGCTGTCCAGGTTGCGACGGCCATGGGGTGCCGAGCCATCGGAACGGCAAGCTCCTCGGAAAAGTGCGCCGTAGCCGCAGAGTTCGGGGCCCAGCCCTGTTTGAACTACACCCAGGAACCGGTCTGGTGGGAGCGTGTACTGGAACTGACCGGACATAATGgggtcgacgtcgtcttcgatcccgttggcctcgtcgatcGAAGCCTGAAGTGCATTGCTCACAGAGGCAAGGTTCTAGTCATAGATTTTGCCGGTATAGACGATAAGATGGAGCACATCGCCATGAATAGAGTACTATTGAAACAGGCCTCACTCATTGGTTAT CGGTACGGTGAGAGCCTGCGACGATGCCCGGGCGAGCAAAAGATGATTTAG
- a CDS encoding Oxidoreductase molybdopterin binding domain-containing protein codes for MQAPRRLFSGLFQLSTRRPVPLSPPGLPLLRPPTALHACATAGPLPPPPLPPGCRLLHASACSRHPSRPTSAPSSSCSTRSTDHREGPRHPASTQRDGGREPPRRKGPATVHALLASGGLLSLFVGLSEPFHPHEGDVVDASGPAAITDDRDPTLPRFALSEVRKHDAKSQSPWVTQGDKVYDITEWVGAHPGGDVILRAAGGSIDPYWDIFTIHKSPHVYEILNQYHIGFIDPNDLVDGKPAAEEIEDPFKHDPSRDPRLITLTPKPRNAETPVEGLADSYLTPNEIFYVRNHMWVPQVEDTSNYTLKIELLDGSIKEYTLDDLKTKFKPATVVAVLQCSGNRRSDMTRNARKTNGLQWNVGAISCAEWEGVRLSDVLADAGLPVQQAMTGDSEAKHVQFSALEAYGASIPIESALDPRGDVLLAYSMNGKPLPRDHGYPLRALVPGHVAARSVKWLSQITISDEESHSQWQRKDYKCFGPNETSPDWDRAAPIQEMPITSAITTVRLGDWKESTRGPASDAKTSDAREASLMGYAYSGGGRRIVRVDVSLDNGKTWDQAELLDENETLPPKAGHKSWAWKRWRYKGIVPLGEPGVGSKKCSTLLVKATDDAYNSQPESYEAIYNQRGNLANAWHRLRICSECVNQPQSLPAEKATQS; via the coding sequence ATGCAAGCGCCGCGGCGTCTGTTTAGCGGGCTTTTTCAGCTCTCGACCCGGCGGCCCGTCCCTTTGAGCCCTCCTGGCCTGCCCCTTCTCCGCCCTCCAACCGCCCTACACGCCTGTGCGACTGCTggcccccttcctcctcctcctcttccaccaGGATGCCGTCTCTTGCACGCCTCGGCTTGTTCGAGACACCCCTCTCGACCGACATccgcgccctcctcctcttgctcGACGCGCTCGACCGATCACCGTGAGGGCCCTCGACACCCAGCAAGTACCCAGCGTGACGGCGGACGCGAGCCCCCACGCCGCAAGGGCCCGGCCACCGTCCACGCTCTCCTCGCTAGTGGCGGgctcctctccctctttgTCGGCCTCTCGGAGCCCTTTCACCCCCACGAAGGTGATGTGGTGGATGCTTCCGGCCCGGCAGCCATCACCGACGACCGCGACCCGACCCTCCCCCGATTCGCCCTCTCCGAGGTCCGTAAGCACGATGCCAAGTCTCAGAGCCCATGGGTTACTCAGGGCGACAAGGTCTACGACATAACCGAATGGGTTGGAGCTCATCCCGGAGGTGATGTCATCCTCCGTGCTGCCGGAGGGAGCATCGATCCCTATTGGGACATATTCACCATTCACAAATCGCCCCACGTGTACGAAATTCTGAACCAGTACCACATTGGCTTCATCGATCCCAATGACCTGGTCGATGGAAAGCCCGCCGCTGAGGAGATAGAGGACCCCTTCAAGCACGACCCAAGCCGTGACCCGAGGCTCATCACCCTGACGCCCAAGCCTCGCAATGCGGAAACGCCAGTGGAAGGCCTCGCTGACAGCTACCTGACCCCCAATGAGATCTTTTACGTACGCAACCATATGTGGGTTCCTCAGGTCGAAGACACTTCCAACTACACCCTCAAGATTGAGCTTCTGGACGGATCCATCAAGGAGTACACCCTTGATGACCTCAAGACCAAGTTCAAGCCTGCGACCGTTGTGGCGGTGCTCCAGTGCTCCGGTAATCGACGAAGTGACATGACGCGCAATGCTCGGAAGACCAACGGGCTCCAGTGGAACGTAGGCGCCATCTCCTGCGCTGAATGGGAGGGCGTCAGGCTTTCTGACGTactcgccgacgccggcctcccTGTTCAGCAAGCTATGACGGGCGATTCGGAAGCAAAGCACGTTCAGTTCTCGGCTCTGGAGGCATATGGCGCATCCATCCCCATCGAGTCTGCCCTGGACCCCCGCGGCGACGTTCTGCTAGCTTACTCGATGAATGGCAAACCTTTGCCGCGAGATCATGGCTATCCCCTCCGTGCTCTTGTGCCCGGCCACGTCGCCGCTCGTTCCGTCAAGTGGTTGAGCCAGATCACCATTTCCGACGAGGAGAGTCACAGCCAGTGGCAGCGCAAAGACTACAAGTGCTTTGGTCCAAATGAGACAAGCCCCGACTGGGATCGCGCAGCGCCAATTCAAGAGATGCCCATCACCAGCGCCATTACAACCGTCCGGCTAGGTGACTGGAAGGAATCCACCAGGGGCCCGGCGTCGGATGCGAAGACTAGCGACGCCCGCGAGGCCTCTCTTATGGGATATGCCTACTCTGGCGGCGGTCGCAGGATAGTGCGCGTCGATGTGAGCCTCGACAACGGCAAAACCTGGGACCAGGctgagcttctcgacgaaAACGAAACCCTTCCACCGAAGGCCGGCCACAAGTCTTGGGCCTGGAAGCGCTGGAGGTATAAGGGCATCGTGCCTCTGGGTGAGCCCGGGGTAGGAAGCAAAAAATGCTCTACTCTTCTGGTCAAGGCGACAGACGATGCCTACAACTCACAGCCTGAGAGCTATGAGGCCATTTACAACCAGCGAGGTAACCTTGCAAACGCTTGGCATCGCCTAAGGATTTGTTCCGAGTGCGTCAACCAGCCACAATCGCTGCCAGCAGAGAAGGCCACACAATCCTGA
- a CDS encoding Transcription elongation factor SPT5, whose protein sequence is MASSDHNRYDDSEEEDDFNPAPADLSDEEPDHDATNKHARDSSPVADDDHDAPAPSKSRIPDDDDEDEEQDEDDAIQNDDEEDEEEEDDEDEDDVQQGHRRKRRKDRRAAFFDIEAEVDDEEDGEDEEKDGEEIEDFIDNAHPDDIAESGGLDDDRRHRELDRRREMEASMDAEKQAEILRQRYGNRRPNKGFGDSAVVPKRLLMPSVDDPTIWAVRCKEGKEREVVFSIMKRVEERMGTKDELAIISAFERGGPTSVMKGYIYVEANRSTDIMVALDGMFNVYPRSKMILVDIKDMPDLLRVTKTPTLEPGAWVRLRKPAKHAGDLAQVIDVTENGLEARVRFIPRLDYGMRDDALASALTLDGKRKRPIGMAGPRPPQRLFNETEARKRHPRHIQGNPTTKVWNYMGDEFENGFQVKDIKIQQLVVTDVNPTLEEVTRFASGAEDGTENLDLKALASSLKDSNINVTYLPGDIIEVYEGEQKGVVGKATNVQGDIVTMQVTEGVLAGQVIEVPTKGLRKRFRVGDHVKVTSGSRFRDEVGMVVKISEDRVTFLTDQTNTEVTVFSKDLREASDIGGQGSLGQYELFDLVQLDPTTVGCIVKVDRESVVVLDQNGDTRQVMPSQIANKLPKRKIAVAADRNGSEIRLDDVVREYGGQQRQGKIIHIHRAYVFLHNNDSNENAGVFVTKAGNVNTIAAKGGRVLSAGPNLDQMNPAMKRNPNGSESKMAPPKSFGGRDRAIDKTVIIRKGGYKGLLGIVKDATDTHARVELHTKSKTITVPKDHLSFKDKITGAKIEINGRGRGGHSGPPGGGRGGHGDWQGGRTPVASSSSERTPAWGSRTPAPASGRTPAWKSSGPDYSGSRTPAWADGSRTAYGDGNRTAYGGGSRTPAWQSGAKTPAHDAFGLGSKTPAYGGGDAWGSGSKTPAYGGSAPTPGASGSDSWGYTPGQSGYDAPTPGGALLGAPTPGALNAPTPGAYSAPTPAAASAPTPGGGWQGGWGADSAPTPAAGAPTPAASGFTSSSAYYGAPTPAAYGAPETPAASGPRYTDDD, encoded by the exons ATGGCTTCCAGCGATCACAATCGCTACGATGACtcggaggaagaggacgactTCAACCCTGCCCCCGCCGATCTGTCCGACGAGGAACCCGACCACGACGCCACCAACAAGCACGCACGCGACAGCAGTCccgttgccgacgacgaccacgatGCCCCTGCACCTTCGAAGTCGAGAATTccagacgatgacgacgaagacgaggaacaggatgaagatgatgcTATCCAAAatgacgatgaagaagacgaggaagaagaggatgatgaggacgaggacgatgtaCAACAG GGACATCGCCGCAAGCGCAGAAAGGACCGCCGCGCTGCCTTCTTCGATATCgaagccgaggtcgacgacgaagaggatggcgaggatgaggagaaAGACGGTGAGGAGATAGAGGACTTCATCGACAACGCCCATCCCGACGATATTGCCGAAAGCGGAGGTCTCGATGATGACAGACGTCACAGAGAACTCGACCGTCGCCGCGAGATGGAGGCGAGCATGGATGCTGAAAAGCAGGCCGAGATTCTTCGTCAGCGTTACGGCAACCGCCGCCCGAACAAGGGATTTGGAGATTCTGCCGTCGTTCCCAAGCGTTTGCTCATGCCCAGTGTCGATGATCCTACTATTTGGGCCGTCAGATGCAAGGAAGGGAAAGAGCGGGAGGTCGTTTTCTCCATCATGAAGCGTGTCGAGGAGAGGATGGGCACGAAGGATGAACTGGCCATCATCTCGGCATTCGAACGCGGTGGTCCAACTTCCGTTATGAAGGGTTACATCTACGTCGAAGCCAACCGTTCCACCGATATCATGGTGGCTCTTGATGGCATGTTCAACGTCTACCCCCGCTCCAAGATGATTCTGGTCGACATTAAGGATATGCCCGACTTGCTCCGTGTCACAAAGACACCCACCCTTGAGCCTGGCGCCTGGGTCAGACTTCGGAAGCCTGCCAAGCACGCCGGCGATCTTGCCCAAGTCATCGACGTTACCGAgaacggcctcgaggccagAGTCCGCTTCATCCCCCGCCTTGACTACGGAATGAGAGACGACGCTCTCGCTTCCGCCCTCACCCTCGATGGCAAACGAAAACGACCCATTGGCATGGCCGGACCGCGGCCCCCTCAGCGTCTTTTCAACGAGACTGAGGCTCGCAAGCGGCACCCCAGGCACATACAAGGCAATCCGACCACCAAGGTATGGAACTACATGGGTGACGAGTTCGAGAATGGCTTCCAGGTCAAGGATATCAAAATCCAGCAACTAGTGGTTACAGACGTCAACCCGACCCTGGAAGAAGTCACCAGATTTGCCTCTGGTGCAGAGGACGGTACCGAGAACCTCGATCTCAAGGCCCTTGCTTCCAGCCTCAAAGACAGCAACATCAATGTCACTTACTTGCCCGGCGACATCATTGAGGTCTATGAAGGCGAGCAGAAGGGTGTTGTCGGAAAAGCCACCAACGTCCAGGGTGACATTGTCACGATGCAGGTCACGGAGGGAGTACTGGCGGGCCAGGTCATCGAAGTCCCCACCAAGGGTCTGAGGAAGCGGTTCAGAGTCGGAGATCACGTCAAGGTCACCAGCGGCAGTCGATTCCGTGACGAGGTCGGTATGGTTGTCAAGATCTCAGAAGACAGGGTTACCTTCTTGACAGACCAGACCAACACGGAAGTCACGGTTTTTAGCAAGGACTTGCGGGAAGCAAGTGACATTGGCGGACAGGGCTCGCTGGGCCAGTATGAGCTCTTTGACCTGGTTCAGTTGGACCCAACCACGGTCGGTTGCATTGTCAAGGTTGACCGCGAATCTGTGGTCGTGCTCGACCAGAATGGAGATACGCGGCAAGTTATGCCGTCGCAGATTGCCAACAAGCTTCCCAAGCGGAAAATCGCCGTTGCTGCTGACAGGAACGGCTCCGAGATCAGGCTCGACGATGTGGTCCGAGAGTATGGCGGTCAACAGCGTCAGGGCAAGATCATTCACATTCATCGCGCCTACGTCTTCTTGCACAACAACGACAGCAACGAAAAtgccggcgtcttcgtcaccaAAGCTGGCAACGTTAACACCATTGCCGCCAAGGGTGGACGCGTACTTTCAGCTGGTCCCAATCTGGATCAGATGAACCCTGCCATGAAGCGCAACCCTAACGGCTCCGAGAGCAAAATGGCGCCGCCCAAAAGTTTTGGAGGACGAGATCGTGCGATTGACAAGACCGTCATCATCAGGAAGGGTGGTTACAAGGGCCTCCTGGGCATCGTCAAGGACGCTACGGATACCCACGCCCGTGTGGAGCTACACACCAAGAGCAAAACCATCACTGTACCCAAGGATCACCTCAGCTTTAAGGACAAGATCACGGGTGCGAAGATCGAAATTAATGGCCGGGGTCGTGGTGGCCACAGTGGTCCTCCCGGGGGCGGTCGTGGTGGACATGGAGATTGGCAGGGAGGCAGAACGCCAGTCGCCTCCAGCAGTTCCGAGAGAACGCCCGCTTGGGGTTCGAGAA CCCCCGCGCCGGCTAGCGGCCGTACTCCGGCTTGGAAGTCGAGCGGCCCGGATTACTCCGGGTCACGTACACCGGCCTGGGCCGATGGGTCCCGAACTGCCTACGGCGATGGAAACCGTACCGCGTATGGCGGAGGATCGCGGACGCCGGCATGGCAGTCTGGTGCCAAGACACCGGCTCACGATGCCTTCGGGTTGGGATCGAAGACACCTGCATACGGAGGAGGGGATGCCTGGGGCTCTGGCTCCAAAACACCCGCATATGGTGGCTCTGCACCGACGCCGGGTGCCAGCGGAAGCGACTCGTGGGGATACACGCCCGGACAGTCTGGCTACGATGCTCCGACGCCCGGCGGAGCCCTTCTTGGTGCGCCAACGCCAGGCGCACTCAATGCCCCCACGCCTGGTGCCTACTCGGCGCCAACCCCGGCGGCCGCGAGCGCCCCAAcccccggcggcggatgGCAAGGCGGGTGGGGTGCCGACTCGGCCCCGACTCCTGCTGCAGGTGCGCCTACTCCCGCTGCCAGTGGCTTCACCTCGTCATCTGCCTATTACGGCGCGCCTACACCTGCAGCATATGGCGCGCCCGAGACGCCGGCAGCAAGTGGGCCCAGATACACCGATGATGACTAG